One segment of Alistipes finegoldii DSM 17242 DNA contains the following:
- the nqrC gene encoding NADH:ubiquinone reductase (Na(+)-transporting) subunit C: protein MATKKFKCTVCGYIHEGDAAPEKCPVCMAPASAFVELKDEKKKGLFSDKNGNAYIIMYSTVMVVIVATLLAVAALSLQSRQYANELNEKKQSILSSLSAQGENYDAFIKGYVLDADGNELEGEDVFELLKDLQGAFDDGKFPVFEAADGRVVIPVTGMGLWGPVWGYIALEKDMDTVAGIIMAHKGETPGLGAEIATPKYQAQFVGKKIFKGDEFVSVKLRKGGAQDPEHEVDAISGGTKTSDGVTAMLYNSMEHYLPLLEAKRKAAVEQVVFAPVRDESNEENVENNE, encoded by the coding sequence ATGGCAACGAAAAAATTCAAATGCACCGTTTGCGGCTACATTCACGAAGGAGACGCCGCACCCGAAAAATGCCCGGTCTGCATGGCCCCCGCCTCGGCGTTCGTCGAACTGAAGGACGAGAAGAAAAAGGGGCTGTTCAGCGACAAGAACGGCAACGCATATATTATAATGTACTCGACGGTGATGGTGGTCATCGTAGCGACGCTGCTGGCCGTGGCCGCACTTTCGCTCCAGTCGCGCCAGTACGCCAACGAGCTGAACGAGAAGAAGCAGTCGATCCTTTCGTCGCTCTCGGCGCAGGGTGAGAATTACGACGCCTTCATCAAGGGCTACGTGCTCGACGCCGACGGCAACGAGCTCGAAGGCGAGGATGTCTTCGAGCTGCTGAAGGACCTTCAGGGCGCTTTCGACGACGGCAAGTTCCCCGTATTCGAAGCCGCCGACGGCCGCGTGGTGATTCCCGTGACCGGCATGGGCCTCTGGGGACCCGTCTGGGGTTATATCGCCCTCGAAAAGGATATGGACACCGTGGCCGGTATCATCATGGCCCACAAGGGCGAGACCCCCGGTCTGGGTGCCGAGATCGCAACGCCGAAATATCAGGCGCAGTTCGTCGGCAAGAAGATCTTCAAAGGCGACGAGTTCGTCTCCGTGAAACTGCGCAAGGGCGGCGCTCAGGACCCCGAACATGAGGTCGATGCCATTTCCGGCGGTACGAAGACCTCGGACGGCGTGACGGCGATGCTCTACAACAGCATGGAACACTACCTGCCGCTGCTCGAAGCCAAGCGCAAGGCCGCGGTCGAGCAGGTCGTATTTGCTCCCGTGCGGGATGAGTCTAACGAAGAAAATGTAGAAAACAATGAGTAA
- a CDS encoding NADH:ubiquinone reductase (Na(+)-transporting) subunit D — protein MSKNEKEPLFSAKNMKFLTGPFSANNPVIVQILGICSALAVTVQLKPAIVMALSVTVVTGFSNLVMSLLRNGVPSRIRIIVQLVVIAALVILVDQVLKAYVFEVSKQLSVYVGLIITNCIVMGRIEAFALANKPWASLLDGIGNGLGYGLILVIVAFFRELFGSGSLLGFRIVPESWYIAEGGFYSNCGLMLFPPMALIIVGCIIWVHRSRNKDLQEK, from the coding sequence ATGAGTAAGAACGAAAAAGAGCCTTTGTTTTCGGCTAAGAACATGAAGTTCCTGACGGGGCCGTTCTCCGCGAACAACCCGGTCATCGTGCAGATTCTGGGTATCTGCTCGGCGCTGGCCGTCACCGTACAGCTCAAACCCGCCATCGTCATGGCCTTGTCCGTGACGGTCGTGACGGGATTCTCGAATCTGGTGATGTCGCTGCTGCGCAACGGCGTGCCCTCGCGCATCCGCATCATCGTACAGCTGGTGGTTATCGCCGCGCTGGTAATTCTGGTCGATCAGGTGCTTAAAGCCTACGTTTTCGAGGTTTCCAAGCAGCTGTCGGTTTACGTGGGCCTTATCATCACCAACTGTATCGTCATGGGCCGCATCGAGGCCTTCGCGCTGGCCAACAAGCCGTGGGCGTCACTGCTCGACGGTATCGGCAACGGTCTGGGCTACGGCCTGATTCTGGTGATCGTGGCTTTCTTCCGCGAGCTTTTCGGTTCGGGTTCGCTGCTGGGCTTCCGCATCGTTCCTGAGAGCTGGTATATCGCCGAGGGCGGTTTCTACTCCAACTGCGGCCTGATGCTCTTCCCGCCGATGGCGCTGATCATCGTGGGCTGCATCATCTGGGTGCACCGTTCGCGCAACAAGGATTTACAGGAAAAATAG
- the nqrE gene encoding NADH:ubiquinone reductase (Na(+)-transporting) subunit E, translated as MESLNIFIRSIFIDNMVFAFFFGMCSYIAVSKSVKTALGLGAAVTFVMVMTVPLNYFLYEYVLKAGALAWAGLPDVNLDFLTFIVFIATIAAFVQLVEMAVEKFSPTLYSQLGIFLPLIAVNCAIMGGSLFMQQKVDALELTSLWQSIVYGLGSGLGWWLAIVMMAAIREKTTYSQIPAALKGPGIAFIITGLMGIAFMIFSGIQF; from the coding sequence ATGGAATCATTGAATATCTTTATCCGGTCGATCTTTATCGACAATATGGTCTTCGCGTTCTTCTTCGGCATGTGTTCCTACATCGCCGTTTCGAAGAGCGTCAAAACCGCCCTCGGCCTCGGCGCCGCCGTTACGTTCGTAATGGTGATGACCGTGCCGCTGAACTACTTCCTGTATGAATACGTACTCAAGGCGGGCGCCCTCGCGTGGGCCGGGCTTCCGGACGTCAATCTGGACTTCCTGACCTTCATCGTCTTCATCGCCACCATCGCGGCTTTCGTGCAGCTGGTGGAGATGGCCGTCGAGAAGTTCTCGCCGACGCTTTACAGCCAGCTGGGCATCTTCCTGCCGCTGATCGCCGTGAACTGCGCCATCATGGGCGGCTCGCTCTTCATGCAGCAGAAAGTCGATGCGCTGGAGCTTACGTCGCTCTGGCAGTCGATCGTCTACGGTCTGGGCTCCGGTCTGGGCTGGTGGCTGGCTATCGTGATGATGGCCGCGATCCGCGAGAAGACGACTTACTCGCAGATTCCTGCGGCGCTCAAGGGGCCGGGTATCGCCTTTATCATCACCGGCCTGATGGGTATCGCCTTCATGATCTTCTCCGGTATTCAGTTCTAA
- the nqrF gene encoding NADH:ubiquinone reductase (Na(+)-transporting) subunit F yields MELTIIVAIIAFLAVTLLLVGLLLFAKAKLTSSGEVTIDINDGEKVITAESGSTLLSTLANNKVFLPSACGGGGSCGMCKCQVLEGGGDILPTETGFISRKLAKDHWRLGCQVKVKENLRIKVPEAVLGVKKWECTVVSNRNISTFLKEFVVKLPEGENLKFRSGGYIQIDIPKYDAIKFSDMDVDEKYRADWDKFKMWDLVTTNPEDTFRAYSMANHPAEGNIIMLNIRIATPPFDKATGGFMKVNPGICSSYVFSRKPGDKITISGPYGEFFLPDDLPDTQELIFIGGGAGMAPMRSHLMHLFKTEKTKRPVSFWYGARALKEVPYLDEFHAIEKDFPNFSFNLALDRPDPEADAAGVKYTPGFVHNVLYENYLKNHQAPEDCIYLMCGPPMMIASVVKMLDSLGVPPENILYDNFGS; encoded by the coding sequence ATGGAATTGACTATTATAGTTGCAATCATTGCCTTTCTGGCTGTAACCCTCCTCTTGGTGGGGCTGCTTCTCTTCGCAAAGGCTAAACTGACCTCGTCGGGCGAAGTGACGATCGACATCAACGACGGCGAGAAGGTCATCACCGCCGAGAGCGGCTCGACGCTGCTTTCGACGCTGGCCAACAACAAGGTGTTCCTGCCTTCGGCCTGCGGCGGCGGCGGTTCGTGCGGCATGTGCAAATGTCAGGTGCTCGAAGGCGGCGGCGATATTCTGCCGACCGAAACCGGATTCATTTCGCGCAAGCTGGCCAAGGACCACTGGCGTCTGGGCTGTCAGGTCAAGGTGAAGGAAAACCTCAGGATCAAGGTGCCCGAAGCCGTGCTCGGTGTCAAGAAGTGGGAGTGTACGGTCGTCTCCAACCGCAACATTTCGACCTTCCTCAAGGAGTTCGTCGTGAAGCTGCCCGAAGGCGAGAACCTCAAGTTCCGCAGCGGCGGTTACATTCAGATCGACATCCCGAAGTACGACGCCATCAAGTTCTCGGACATGGACGTCGATGAGAAGTACCGCGCCGACTGGGACAAGTTCAAGATGTGGGATCTGGTTACGACCAACCCCGAAGACACGTTCCGCGCCTACTCGATGGCCAACCACCCGGCCGAGGGCAATATCATCATGCTCAACATCCGTATCGCCACTCCGCCGTTCGACAAGGCGACGGGCGGCTTCATGAAGGTCAATCCGGGTATCTGCTCGTCGTATGTCTTCTCGCGCAAGCCGGGCGACAAGATCACGATTTCGGGTCCTTACGGCGAGTTCTTCCTGCCGGACGACCTGCCCGATACGCAGGAGCTGATCTTCATCGGCGGCGGCGCCGGCATGGCGCCCATGCGCAGCCACCTGATGCACCTGTTCAAGACCGAGAAGACCAAGCGTCCCGTTTCGTTCTGGTACGGCGCGCGTGCGCTGAAGGAGGTTCCCTATCTCGACGAGTTCCACGCCATCGAGAAGGATTTTCCCAACTTCTCGTTCAATCTGGCGCTCGACCGTCCCGATCCCGAAGCGGACGCCGCAGGCGTGAAGTACACGCCGGGCTTCGTCCACAACGTGCTGTACGAGAATTACCTGAAGAACCATCAGGCGCCTGAGGACTGCATCTACCTCATGTGCGGACCTCCGATGATGATCGCTTCGGTGGTGAAGATGCTCGACAGTCTCGGCGTGCCGCCCGAAAATATCCTCTACGACAACTTCGGTTCGTAA
- a CDS encoding sodium-translocating pyrophosphatase, which translates to MNIPSIFWFIPAAAVIALLLAWAFYRAMKREDEGTPRMREIAGHVRRGAMAYLRQQYKVVAIVFVVLALFFAYLAYGAGVQNPWVPFAFLTGGFFSGLAGYFGMKTATYASARTANAARQSLDRGLKVAFRSGAVMGLVVVGLGLLDISFWYVILEYFVDVTGPQKLVVITTTMLTFGMGASTQALFARVGGGIYTKAADVGADLVGKVEAGIPEDDPRNPATIADNVGDNVGDVAGMGADLYESYCGSILATAALGAAAFASADGMAMQLRAVLAPMLIAAVGIVLSIIGIFLVRTKEGATMRELLRSLGVGVNFSSLLIAGATFGILYLLGIENWIGLSFSVITGLLAGIIIGQATEYYTSHSYKPTQKIAGSAQTGPATVIIAGIGSGMISTAVPVLTIGVAIILAYLCAIGFDMEHIMSAQSMSLGLYGIGIAAVGMLSTLGITLATDAYGPIADNAGGNAEMSGLGPEVRKRTDALDALGNTTAATGKGFAIGSAALTALALLASYIEEIRIGLLHNGVTALDLPNGTTQLVEKASLLDFMEYYHVSLMNPTVLIGVFVGAMMSFLFCGLTMNAVGRAAQSMVNEVRRQFREIKGILTGEGTPDYARCVEISTRGAQREMLLPSLLAIAVPVVVGLVFGVAGVMGLLVGGLSSGFVLAVFMANAGGAWDNAKKMVEEGHFGGKGSDCHKATVVGDTVGDPFKDTSGPSLNILIKLMSMVSIVMAGLTVAFHLF; encoded by the coding sequence ATGAACATTCCTTCCATTTTCTGGTTCATTCCCGCTGCCGCGGTTATCGCCCTGTTGCTGGCTTGGGCGTTTTACCGTGCGATGAAGCGCGAGGATGAAGGCACGCCGCGCATGCGCGAGATCGCCGGGCACGTGCGCCGGGGCGCCATGGCCTACCTGCGCCAGCAGTACAAGGTCGTCGCCATCGTATTCGTGGTGCTGGCGCTGTTTTTCGCCTATCTGGCCTACGGCGCCGGGGTGCAGAACCCGTGGGTGCCCTTCGCCTTCCTGACGGGCGGATTCTTTTCGGGACTGGCCGGCTATTTCGGCATGAAGACCGCGACCTACGCTTCGGCGCGTACGGCCAACGCCGCGCGCCAGTCGCTCGACCGCGGCCTGAAGGTCGCATTCCGCAGCGGCGCGGTGATGGGGCTGGTCGTAGTGGGGCTGGGCCTGCTCGACATTTCGTTCTGGTACGTCATCCTCGAATATTTCGTCGATGTCACCGGACCGCAGAAACTCGTCGTCATCACGACCACCATGCTGACCTTCGGCATGGGCGCTTCGACGCAGGCGCTCTTCGCGCGCGTCGGCGGCGGCATCTATACCAAGGCGGCCGACGTGGGCGCCGACCTCGTGGGCAAGGTCGAGGCGGGAATTCCCGAAGACGACCCGCGCAATCCCGCGACCATCGCCGACAATGTGGGCGACAACGTGGGCGACGTGGCCGGCATGGGCGCCGACCTTTACGAAAGCTACTGCGGCTCGATACTCGCCACCGCGGCTCTCGGAGCCGCCGCCTTCGCTTCGGCGGACGGGATGGCCATGCAGCTGCGCGCCGTGCTGGCGCCGATGCTGATCGCTGCCGTGGGCATCGTGCTTTCGATCATCGGCATCTTCCTCGTGCGCACCAAGGAGGGCGCCACGATGCGCGAACTGCTCCGTTCGCTGGGTGTGGGCGTCAATTTCAGTTCGCTGCTGATCGCCGGCGCGACGTTCGGCATCCTCTATCTGCTGGGAATCGAGAACTGGATCGGACTGTCGTTCTCGGTCATCACGGGACTCTTGGCCGGCATCATCATCGGGCAGGCCACCGAGTATTACACCTCGCACTCCTACAAGCCGACGCAGAAGATCGCCGGAAGCGCACAGACGGGACCCGCCACCGTGATTATCGCGGGTATCGGGTCGGGCATGATCTCGACGGCTGTTCCGGTCCTGACGATCGGCGTGGCGATTATCCTCGCCTACCTTTGCGCCATCGGCTTCGACATGGAGCATATCATGTCTGCGCAGAGCATGTCGCTGGGCCTTTACGGCATCGGCATCGCCGCGGTCGGCATGCTCTCGACGCTGGGCATCACCCTCGCCACGGACGCTTACGGCCCGATCGCCGACAATGCCGGCGGCAATGCCGAGATGAGCGGGCTGGGACCCGAAGTGCGCAAACGCACCGATGCGCTCGACGCGCTGGGCAACACGACGGCCGCCACGGGCAAGGGCTTCGCCATCGGTTCGGCCGCGCTGACGGCCCTTGCGCTGCTGGCCTCCTATATCGAAGAGATACGCATCGGACTGCTGCACAACGGCGTGACGGCCCTCGACCTGCCCAACGGCACGACGCAGCTGGTCGAGAAGGCTTCGCTCCTCGATTTTATGGAGTATTACCACGTGTCGCTGATGAATCCGACGGTGCTGATCGGCGTGTTTGTCGGCGCGATGATGTCGTTCCTGTTCTGCGGCCTGACGATGAACGCCGTGGGGCGTGCGGCCCAGAGCATGGTGAACGAGGTGCGCCGCCAGTTCCGCGAGATCAAGGGCATCCTTACGGGCGAGGGCACTCCCGACTATGCCCGGTGCGTCGAGATTTCGACGCGCGGCGCCCAGCGCGAGATGCTGCTGCCGAGTCTGCTGGCTATCGCCGTGCCGGTGGTCGTCGGCTTGGTGTTCGGCGTGGCGGGCGTCATGGGACTGCTTGTCGGCGGCCTGAGTTCGGGCTTCGTGCTGGCCGTGTTCATGGCCAATGCGGGCGGCGCGTGGGACAACGCCAAGAAGATGGTCGAAGAGGGGCATTTCGGGGGCAAAGGCTCCGACTGCCACAAGGCGACCGTCGTGGGCGATACTGTGGGCGATCCCTTCAAGGATACGTCGGGTCCGTCGCTCAATATCCTCATCAAACTGATGTCGATGGTCTCGATCGTCATGGCCGGCCTGACGGTGGCTTTCCACCTTTTTTAG
- a CDS encoding DUF2776 family protein → MNHGISILFRAIPLAMAAFCFGYGAYVFAAGSDPSRLTAGPVVFFLGSICVALYCTAATIIRQIIGTYSAAAKYLFPAVGYAFAAMTVICGIFIITSNMTGAYVTGHVVCGLGLITACVSTAATSSTRFSLIPKNSGDSSFSINPAGFSRGQSSLLIFIVSAVAAGAWLWCILLFSIGTLPAHIVAGSVMFGIACVCTSLIALVASIARQARGSYTMGERRRWMSLVLCMGGLAFVLGLILIFTFRGESINFVGFVLIGLALICWSISSKVILLAKIWHADFPLANRIPIIPVLTALACLFLAAFLYEAALFETKYFVPARVLTGFGAICFTLYSIVSILESGASKK, encoded by the coding sequence ATGAACCACGGCATAAGCATTCTTTTCCGCGCCATACCCCTCGCGATGGCGGCATTCTGTTTCGGTTACGGAGCCTACGTCTTCGCCGCCGGAAGCGATCCTTCACGGCTGACCGCAGGTCCCGTCGTCTTTTTCCTCGGCTCGATCTGCGTCGCGCTCTACTGCACGGCCGCGACCATCATCCGCCAGATCATCGGCACCTACAGCGCCGCCGCGAAGTATCTTTTCCCGGCCGTCGGTTACGCTTTCGCCGCCATGACGGTCATCTGCGGAATCTTCATCATCACGTCGAACATGACGGGCGCATACGTCACGGGGCATGTGGTCTGCGGACTCGGACTCATCACGGCCTGCGTCTCGACGGCCGCCACCTCCTCGACCAGATTCAGCCTGATCCCCAAAAACTCAGGCGACAGCAGTTTCTCGATCAATCCTGCGGGATTCTCGCGCGGACAAAGCTCGCTGCTGATCTTCATCGTATCGGCCGTGGCCGCCGGAGCATGGCTCTGGTGCATCCTGCTGTTTTCGATCGGGACGCTCCCGGCGCATATCGTCGCGGGCAGCGTCATGTTCGGCATCGCCTGCGTCTGCACCTCGCTGATCGCGCTGGTCGCCAGCATCGCCCGTCAGGCACGGGGCAGCTACACGATGGGCGAACGCCGCCGCTGGATGAGTCTGGTGCTCTGCATGGGCGGACTGGCTTTCGTGCTGGGGCTGATCCTGATCTTCACATTCCGGGGCGAGTCGATCAATTTCGTGGGCTTCGTACTGATCGGACTGGCGCTGATCTGCTGGAGCATTTCGAGCAAGGTGATCCTGCTGGCGAAAATCTGGCACGCCGATTTCCCGCTGGCCAACCGCATTCCGATCATTCCGGTACTCACGGCGCTGGCGTGCCTTTTCCTCGCCGCGTTCCTCTACGAAGCGGCGCTGTTCGAAACCAAATACTTCGTCCCGGCGCGCGTACTGACGGGATTCGGCGCCATCTGCTTCACGCTCTACTCCATCGTCTCGATTCTCGAAAGCGGCGCGAGCAAGAAATAA
- a CDS encoding HAD family hydrolase: MKNIVFDLGGVLFARDKNKSTQEFHEFFSFIRSERMPLFWEEYDRGASTLGEVTDILARTTGCPREKCERFLLLSIDMQEPVAPTERLVGDLKAAGYRLYVLSNMSREFIAFLRRFPVYRLFDGEVVSCEEGTVKPEPRIYEILLERYGLDPAETLFIDDRAANIAAAEGLGIAGYLFDHRNPAAACDELRRRLL, encoded by the coding sequence ATGAAAAATATCGTTTTCGACCTCGGCGGGGTGCTTTTCGCCCGCGACAAAAATAAGTCCACGCAGGAATTCCATGAATTTTTCAGCTTCATCCGCTCGGAGCGGATGCCCCTTTTCTGGGAGGAGTACGACCGGGGCGCATCGACGCTCGGCGAGGTGACCGACATTCTCGCCCGGACGACCGGCTGCCCGCGCGAAAAGTGTGAACGTTTTCTGCTGCTGTCGATCGACATGCAGGAGCCTGTCGCGCCGACCGAACGGCTCGTCGGCGACCTGAAGGCCGCGGGGTACAGGCTTTACGTGCTTTCGAACATGTCGCGCGAGTTCATCGCCTTCCTGCGCCGTTTTCCCGTCTACCGGCTTTTCGACGGCGAGGTGGTCTCCTGCGAGGAGGGGACGGTAAAGCCCGAACCGCGGATTTACGAAATCCTGCTGGAACGCTACGGACTCGATCCCGCCGAAACCCTTTTCATCGACGACCGCGCGGCGAATATCGCCGCCGCCGAAGGGCTGGGCATCGCCGGATACCTTTTCGACCACCGGAATCCCGCCGCCGCATGCGACGAGCTGCGCCGCAGGCTGCTGTAA